From Cotesia glomerata isolate CgM1 linkage group LG2, MPM_Cglom_v2.3, whole genome shotgun sequence, a single genomic window includes:
- the LOC123259534 gene encoding carnitine O-palmitoyltransferase 2, mitochondrial isoform X1: MIFLKTSTHFNTIKTHGTIKRFKPVIYTITNRSKTTNEANKYEYIQRSKLPTMHFQDSLPRLPIPKLEDSCRRYLKAQQPILTAKEFKETSTCVLKFLSDEGPPLQKLLLEDDKYNKHTSYISGYWFDMYLRDRKPLPVNYNPLLVFVQEQDLRYNKPLVKATNLLISSARFMKSLRAGILEPEVFHLDPKKSDTDFFRTVTGLLPSKIATYGAYLFKAYPLDMSQFPYLFGTTRIPLPTKDDLSHDLSSKHIIIMRKGHFYSMDIIDSSGKILPPLEIASCVNYILNDPRPPNDCPVGVLTTAHRDQWAKIRGHLLALGNEGVLHKIDSAAFVFALDDDHVEDDYIKLMRLFLHADGTNRWFDKSFSLIMSGDGVAGINFEHSWGDGVAVLRYFKNLKHDISNNPHFHPEDEASVSSSPTSIRKLDFKLDDKIKGIVQCNFNEYKSWTQDRLTIDYLIFEEFGKEECKKFKVSPDAVMQLAFQLALYKKEKRAVATYESCSTSAFKHGRTETVRSCTNETIALCKAIVEHGASSVGDDELKKLMLECSKAHNNLVKEAAMGQGFDRHLFALRKIFEESEGIRMPLLFKDPAYEKLNHNILSTSTLSSPEVMAGGFGPVVEDGYGIGYMIQDHKLGSVVTSYRDHRDASEYIKYLKSAFEDIHRILKSK, translated from the exons atgatttttctgaaaacttCCACGCATTTTAATACTATcaag actCATGGAACTATCAAGAGATTCAAGCCTGTGATTTATACAATAACTAATCGATcaaa AACAACCAACGAAGCCAATAAATATGAATACATCCAACGTAGCAAGCTGCCAACAATGCATTTTCAAGATTCTCTGCCAAGATTGCCGATTCCAAAGCTCGAAGACTCTTGCAGAAGGTACTTGAAAGCCCagcaaccgattttgactgcCAAAGAGTTCAAAGAAACCTCGACGTGTGTCTTGAAATTCCTGTCTGATGAAGGACCTCCCCTGCAAAAATTGCTCCTGGAAGATGATAAATATAACAAGCACACTAGTTACATCAGCGGTTATTGGTTTGATATGTACTTAAGGGACAGAAAGCCTCTGCCGGTTAATTATAACCCCCTGCTGGTTTTTGTTCAGGAACAAGATCTCCGTTATAACAAACCCCTGGTGAAAGCTACCAACTTGCTCATTTCTTCCGCGAGATTTATGAAGTCTCTGAGAGCTGGAATTCTAGAGCCTGAAGTCTTCCACCTTGACCCCAAAAAATCAGACACTGATTTTTTTAGAACAGTCACAGGATTACTGCCGTCGAAAATTGCTACTTATGGAGCCTACCTCTTTAAA gcttATCCGCTAGATATGTCTCAGTTTCCGTACCTGTTCGGGACAACTCGCATTCCTCTGCCGACCAAAGACGATCTGAGCCACGACCTTTCATCAAAACACATTATAATAATGCGTAAAGGTCATTTCTACTCGATGGACATCATCGACAGCAGTGGAAAAATTCTTCCACCCTTGGAAATAGCTTCTTGTGTGAATTATATCCTGAATGACCCGCGACCGCCCAATGACTGTCCAGTTGGAGTCTTGACAACAGCCCACCGCGACCAGTGGGCAAAAATTCGGGGGCATTTGCTGGCTTTGGGCAATGAGGGTGTCTTGCATAAAATAGACTCGGCTGCATTTGTGTTTGCCTTGGATGATGATCATGTTGAAGatgattatattaaattaatgagaTTATTCTTGCATGCTGATGGCACTAACAGGTGGTTTGATAAATCCTTTTCGTTGATAATGTCAGGCGACGGGGTCGCGGGgattaattttgaacattCTTGGGGTGATGGTGTTGCTGTTCTTCGCTATTTcaag aatttaaaACATGATATTTCTAACAACCCACACTTTCATCCCGAAGACGAAGCTTCAGTATCAAGTTCACCAACTTCAATAAGAAAACTGGACTTTAAAttagatgataaaataaaaggaaTAGTTCAGTGTAATTTTAATGAGTATAAATCTTGGACTCAAGATAGATTAactattgattatttaatttttgaagaattcGGCAAGGAAGAGTGCAAGAAATTCAAAGTCAGCCCAGACGCAGTGATGCAGCTGGCGTTTCAACTGGCTCTTTACAAGAAAGAAAAAAGGGCTGTAGCGACCTACGAGTCTTGCAGCACCTCAGCTTTCAAACATGGACGTACCGAGACAGTGAGATCGTGTACAAATGAAACTATAGCACTTTGCAAGGCTATTGTTGAACATGGAGCTTCCTCAGTCGGTGATGATGAGCTGAAAAAACTTATGTTAGAATGCAGCAAGGCGCACAATAATCTCGTGAAAGAAGCTGCGATGGGCCAGGGCTTTGATAGACATTTATTCGCTTTGAGAAAGATTTTTGAAGAGTCTGAGGGTATCAGAATGCCTCTTCTGTTCAAAGATCCAgcttatgaaaaattgaatcatAATATTTTGTCTACTTCAACTTTGTCGAGTCCAGAAGTTATGGCTGGAGGATTTGGACCAGTTGTCGAGGACGGATATGGCATTgg
- the LOC123259534 gene encoding carnitine O-palmitoyltransferase 2, mitochondrial isoform X2: MIFLKTSTHFNTIKTHGTIKRFKPVIYTITNRSKTNEANKYEYIQRSKLPTMHFQDSLPRLPIPKLEDSCRRYLKAQQPILTAKEFKETSTCVLKFLSDEGPPLQKLLLEDDKYNKHTSYISGYWFDMYLRDRKPLPVNYNPLLVFVQEQDLRYNKPLVKATNLLISSARFMKSLRAGILEPEVFHLDPKKSDTDFFRTVTGLLPSKIATYGAYLFKAYPLDMSQFPYLFGTTRIPLPTKDDLSHDLSSKHIIIMRKGHFYSMDIIDSSGKILPPLEIASCVNYILNDPRPPNDCPVGVLTTAHRDQWAKIRGHLLALGNEGVLHKIDSAAFVFALDDDHVEDDYIKLMRLFLHADGTNRWFDKSFSLIMSGDGVAGINFEHSWGDGVAVLRYFKNLKHDISNNPHFHPEDEASVSSSPTSIRKLDFKLDDKIKGIVQCNFNEYKSWTQDRLTIDYLIFEEFGKEECKKFKVSPDAVMQLAFQLALYKKEKRAVATYESCSTSAFKHGRTETVRSCTNETIALCKAIVEHGASSVGDDELKKLMLECSKAHNNLVKEAAMGQGFDRHLFALRKIFEESEGIRMPLLFKDPAYEKLNHNILSTSTLSSPEVMAGGFGPVVEDGYGIGYMIQDHKLGSVVTSYRDHRDASEYIKYLKSAFEDIHRILKSK; this comes from the exons atgatttttctgaaaacttCCACGCATTTTAATACTATcaag actCATGGAACTATCAAGAGATTCAAGCCTGTGATTTATACAATAACTAATCGATcaaa AACCAACGAAGCCAATAAATATGAATACATCCAACGTAGCAAGCTGCCAACAATGCATTTTCAAGATTCTCTGCCAAGATTGCCGATTCCAAAGCTCGAAGACTCTTGCAGAAGGTACTTGAAAGCCCagcaaccgattttgactgcCAAAGAGTTCAAAGAAACCTCGACGTGTGTCTTGAAATTCCTGTCTGATGAAGGACCTCCCCTGCAAAAATTGCTCCTGGAAGATGATAAATATAACAAGCACACTAGTTACATCAGCGGTTATTGGTTTGATATGTACTTAAGGGACAGAAAGCCTCTGCCGGTTAATTATAACCCCCTGCTGGTTTTTGTTCAGGAACAAGATCTCCGTTATAACAAACCCCTGGTGAAAGCTACCAACTTGCTCATTTCTTCCGCGAGATTTATGAAGTCTCTGAGAGCTGGAATTCTAGAGCCTGAAGTCTTCCACCTTGACCCCAAAAAATCAGACACTGATTTTTTTAGAACAGTCACAGGATTACTGCCGTCGAAAATTGCTACTTATGGAGCCTACCTCTTTAAA gcttATCCGCTAGATATGTCTCAGTTTCCGTACCTGTTCGGGACAACTCGCATTCCTCTGCCGACCAAAGACGATCTGAGCCACGACCTTTCATCAAAACACATTATAATAATGCGTAAAGGTCATTTCTACTCGATGGACATCATCGACAGCAGTGGAAAAATTCTTCCACCCTTGGAAATAGCTTCTTGTGTGAATTATATCCTGAATGACCCGCGACCGCCCAATGACTGTCCAGTTGGAGTCTTGACAACAGCCCACCGCGACCAGTGGGCAAAAATTCGGGGGCATTTGCTGGCTTTGGGCAATGAGGGTGTCTTGCATAAAATAGACTCGGCTGCATTTGTGTTTGCCTTGGATGATGATCATGTTGAAGatgattatattaaattaatgagaTTATTCTTGCATGCTGATGGCACTAACAGGTGGTTTGATAAATCCTTTTCGTTGATAATGTCAGGCGACGGGGTCGCGGGgattaattttgaacattCTTGGGGTGATGGTGTTGCTGTTCTTCGCTATTTcaag aatttaaaACATGATATTTCTAACAACCCACACTTTCATCCCGAAGACGAAGCTTCAGTATCAAGTTCACCAACTTCAATAAGAAAACTGGACTTTAAAttagatgataaaataaaaggaaTAGTTCAGTGTAATTTTAATGAGTATAAATCTTGGACTCAAGATAGATTAactattgattatttaatttttgaagaattcGGCAAGGAAGAGTGCAAGAAATTCAAAGTCAGCCCAGACGCAGTGATGCAGCTGGCGTTTCAACTGGCTCTTTACAAGAAAGAAAAAAGGGCTGTAGCGACCTACGAGTCTTGCAGCACCTCAGCTTTCAAACATGGACGTACCGAGACAGTGAGATCGTGTACAAATGAAACTATAGCACTTTGCAAGGCTATTGTTGAACATGGAGCTTCCTCAGTCGGTGATGATGAGCTGAAAAAACTTATGTTAGAATGCAGCAAGGCGCACAATAATCTCGTGAAAGAAGCTGCGATGGGCCAGGGCTTTGATAGACATTTATTCGCTTTGAGAAAGATTTTTGAAGAGTCTGAGGGTATCAGAATGCCTCTTCTGTTCAAAGATCCAgcttatgaaaaattgaatcatAATATTTTGTCTACTTCAACTTTGTCGAGTCCAGAAGTTATGGCTGGAGGATTTGGACCAGTTGTCGAGGACGGATATGGCATTgg